A DNA window from Streptomyces asoensis contains the following coding sequences:
- a CDS encoding maltokinase N-terminal cap-like domain-containing protein translates to MAATVTVSGRTDPGLLISLDPLLREWLPRQRWFAGKGRPISGFSLVAATELLPVGTRPGLYHLLVRARQQAGPGDCYQLLIGVRTALPPRLAPALIGHVTQGPLAGRTVFDALYDSRPAEVLLEALRTGARIGGLRCERDPGQEIRSGLVPRRLTGEQSNSSVIYGDTFILKLLRRVVPGVNPDLELPLALAREGCARVPAPTAWMYGDPGEGETEPYVLAVLQPYVQGAADGWELALREMAKGEDFAAEARALGRATAEVHGALARALPTATLGQAQIRPMVHGMTERLDAAAQAVPALRPYAPALRTAFTALADLAAEGHTWTAQRIHGDLHLGQCLRSASGQWSLIDFEGEPARPLAERRMPQPAVRDVAGMLRSFDYAAHSADPASPAWARTCRAAYCSGYAEVAGADPRTDPVLLRAHETDKAVYEVVYEARHRPDWLPVPLSAIHRLAAPDLP, encoded by the coding sequence ATGGCGGCAACTGTCACAGTCTCCGGCCGGACGGACCCCGGCCTCCTGATATCGCTGGACCCCCTGCTGCGCGAGTGGCTGCCGCGGCAGCGCTGGTTCGCCGGCAAAGGGCGCCCCATCAGCGGGTTCTCGCTGGTGGCGGCCACCGAACTGCTGCCCGTCGGCACCCGCCCCGGGCTGTACCACCTGCTGGTGCGCGCCCGGCAGCAGGCCGGGCCGGGCGACTGCTACCAGCTCCTGATCGGCGTCCGCACGGCCCTCCCGCCCCGGCTGGCACCCGCCCTGATCGGGCATGTGACCCAGGGGCCGCTGGCCGGGCGGACCGTCTTCGACGCCCTGTACGACAGCCGGCCCGCCGAAGTGCTCCTGGAGGCCCTGCGCACCGGGGCCCGGATCGGCGGGCTGCGCTGCGAGCGGGACCCCGGGCAGGAGATCCGGTCGGGACTGGTCCCGCGCCGGCTGACGGGCGAGCAGTCGAACTCGTCCGTCATCTATGGAGATACGTTCATTCTCAAGCTGCTGCGGCGGGTCGTGCCCGGCGTCAACCCGGATCTGGAGCTGCCGCTGGCGCTCGCCCGCGAGGGCTGCGCCCGGGTGCCCGCGCCGACCGCGTGGATGTACGGGGACCCCGGTGAGGGCGAGACCGAGCCCTATGTCCTGGCCGTGCTCCAGCCCTATGTGCAGGGCGCGGCGGACGGCTGGGAGCTGGCCCTGCGGGAGATGGCCAAGGGCGAGGACTTCGCCGCCGAGGCACGCGCGCTGGGGCGGGCCACCGCCGAGGTGCACGGGGCATTGGCCCGGGCCCTGCCCACGGCGACCCTGGGCCAGGCGCAGATACGGCCGATGGTGCACGGCATGACCGAGCGGCTCGACGCGGCCGCGCAGGCGGTACCCGCGCTGCGCCCCTACGCGCCGGCCCTGCGCACGGCCTTCACCGCCCTGGCCGACCTGGCGGCGGAGGGGCACACCTGGACCGCCCAGCGGATCCACGGCGACCTGCACCTGGGGCAGTGCCTGCGGTCGGCCTCCGGGCAGTGGTCGCTGATCGACTTCGAGGGGGAGCCGGCCCGGCCGCTGGCCGAGCGGCGGATGCCGCAGCCGGCCGTACGGGACGTGGCCGGCATGCTGCGGTCCTTCGACTACGCCGCCCACTCGGCCGACCCCGCCTCCCCGGCCTGGGCACGGACCTGCCGGGCGGCCTACTGTTCCGGGTACGCCGAGGTGGCCGGCGCCGATCCGCGCACCGACCCCGTGCTGTTGCGGGCCCACGAGACGGACAAGGCGGTCTACGAGGTCGTCTACGAGGCCCGGCACCGGCCCGACTGGCTGCCCGTGCCCCTGTCCGCGATACACCGTCTCGCCGCCCCCGACCTGCCTTGA
- the glgB gene encoding 1,4-alpha-glucan branching enzyme encodes MDTTGTPPTDPAGTPRAAVDPAAGAADRERLLHGTHHDPHSVLGAHPVPGGVVFRALRPYARSVTVLAGDLRADLHDDGDGFFSALLPLTEVPAHRFVVTYEDATVETEDAYRFLPTLGDLDLHLIGEGRHEQLWTVLGAHPVTHEGVSGTSFSVWAPNARGVRVVGGFNFWDGTAYPMRSLGSSGVWELFVPGVGEGELYKFDITRPDGSHTLRADPLARRTEVPPATSSIVHASHHEWDDGEWLARRAEIPVHEAPFSVYEVHLASWRPGLTYRQLAEQLPAYVGDLGFTHVELMPVAEHPFGGSWGYQVTGFYAPTARLGTPDDFKFLVDALHRAGIGVLMDWVPAHFPRDEWALAEFDGRPLYEHEDPLRAAHPDWGTLEFDFGRREVRNFLVANATYWCEEFHIDGLRVDAVASMLYLDYSREPGQWTPNEHGGRENLDAVAFLQEMNATVYRRNPGVVTVAEESTAWDGVTRATHHAGPSGFGGLGFGLKWNMGWMHDSLEYMSHEPVHRRYHHHEMTFSMVYAYSENYVLPISHDEVVHGKRSLVSKMPGDWWQQRAGLRAYLAYMWAHPGKQLLFMGQEFAQGAEWSEAHGPDWWLLDPAYGAEADHRGVRDLVRDLNTVYRAAPALWQRDTDPAGFQWVVGDAAEDNVFAFLRYDADGAPLLCVSNLSPVVRHDYRLGIPDDVPAWHEVLNTDAERYGGSGVAHADPVKPEPQGLHGRPASVRLTLPPLATVWLRPA; translated from the coding sequence ATGGACACCACCGGAACCCCGCCCACGGACCCCGCCGGCACCCCCCGGGCGGCGGTCGACCCGGCCGCGGGGGCCGCCGACCGGGAGCGTCTGCTGCACGGGACCCATCACGACCCGCACTCCGTGCTGGGCGCGCATCCGGTGCCCGGAGGGGTCGTCTTCCGGGCGCTGCGCCCGTACGCGCGGTCCGTGACGGTGCTGGCCGGGGACCTGCGCGCCGACCTGCACGACGACGGCGACGGCTTCTTCTCCGCCCTGCTGCCCCTGACGGAGGTCCCGGCCCACCGGTTCGTGGTGACCTACGAGGACGCGACCGTGGAGACGGAGGACGCCTACCGCTTCCTGCCCACCCTGGGCGACCTGGACCTGCACCTGATCGGCGAGGGCCGGCACGAGCAGCTGTGGACGGTGCTGGGCGCGCATCCGGTGACCCACGAGGGCGTGAGCGGCACCTCGTTCTCCGTCTGGGCGCCGAACGCGCGCGGAGTGCGGGTGGTCGGCGGCTTCAACTTCTGGGACGGCACGGCGTACCCGATGCGGTCGCTCGGCTCGTCCGGGGTGTGGGAGCTGTTCGTGCCCGGGGTCGGGGAGGGCGAGCTGTACAAGTTCGACATCACCCGCCCCGACGGTTCGCACACCCTGCGCGCGGACCCGCTGGCCAGGCGTACGGAGGTCCCGCCGGCGACCTCGTCGATCGTGCACGCCTCGCACCACGAGTGGGACGACGGGGAGTGGCTGGCCCGGCGGGCCGAGATACCCGTCCACGAGGCGCCGTTCTCCGTCTACGAGGTCCACCTCGCTTCCTGGCGACCGGGGTTGACGTACCGTCAGCTGGCGGAGCAGCTGCCCGCCTACGTCGGCGACCTGGGCTTCACCCATGTGGAGCTGATGCCGGTCGCCGAGCACCCCTTCGGCGGCTCGTGGGGCTACCAGGTCACCGGTTTCTACGCGCCGACCGCCCGGCTCGGCACGCCCGACGACTTCAAGTTCCTGGTGGACGCGCTGCACCGGGCCGGCATCGGCGTCCTGATGGACTGGGTGCCGGCGCACTTCCCGCGCGACGAGTGGGCGCTCGCCGAGTTCGACGGGCGTCCGCTGTACGAGCACGAGGACCCGCTGCGCGCCGCCCATCCCGACTGGGGGACGCTGGAGTTCGACTTCGGGCGGCGCGAGGTGCGCAACTTCCTGGTGGCCAACGCGACGTACTGGTGCGAGGAGTTCCACATCGACGGGCTGCGGGTGGACGCCGTCGCCTCGATGCTCTACCTCGACTACTCGCGCGAGCCCGGCCAGTGGACCCCGAACGAGCACGGGGGCCGGGAGAACCTGGACGCGGTGGCGTTCCTCCAGGAGATGAACGCGACGGTCTACCGCCGCAACCCCGGGGTCGTCACCGTCGCGGAGGAGTCCACGGCCTGGGACGGGGTCACGCGGGCCACGCACCACGCGGGTCCGAGCGGCTTCGGCGGGCTCGGGTTCGGGCTGAAGTGGAACATGGGCTGGATGCACGACTCGCTGGAGTACATGAGCCACGAGCCGGTGCACCGCAGGTACCACCACCACGAGATGACCTTCTCGATGGTGTACGCGTACAGCGAGAACTACGTGCTGCCCATCTCGCACGACGAGGTGGTGCACGGGAAGCGTTCGCTGGTGTCGAAGATGCCCGGTGACTGGTGGCAGCAGCGGGCCGGGCTGCGGGCGTACCTGGCGTACATGTGGGCCCATCCGGGCAAGCAGCTCCTCTTCATGGGCCAGGAGTTCGCCCAGGGCGCCGAGTGGTCCGAGGCGCACGGCCCCGACTGGTGGCTGCTGGATCCGGCGTACGGCGCCGAGGCGGACCACCGGGGGGTGCGGGACCTGGTCCGCGACCTCAACACGGTCTACCGGGCGGCTCCGGCGCTGTGGCAGCGGGACACCGACCCCGCCGGATTCCAGTGGGTGGTGGGGGACGCGGCCGAGGACAACGTCTTCGCCTTCCTGCGCTACGACGCCGACGGCGCCCCGCTGCTGTGCGTCTCCAACCTCTCCCCCGTCGTCCGCCACGACTACCGCCTGGGCATACCCGACGACGTCCCCGCCTGGCACGAGGTCCTCAACACCGACGCCGAGCGGTACGGCGGCAGCGGTGTGGCCCACGCCGACCCGGTGAAGCCGGAGCCGCAGGGCCTGCACGGCCGGCCGGCGAGCGTCCGGCTGACGCTGCCCCCGCTGGCCACGGTCTGGCTCCGTCCGGCCTGA